From one Papio anubis isolate 15944 chromosome 12, Panubis1.0, whole genome shotgun sequence genomic stretch:
- the RPUSD4 gene encoding mitochondrial RNA pseudouridine synthase RPUSD4 produces MAAPRWKASGLWIRGNGQGLGSLFSLVSKPFCSAAAASTSVNAQRLAERLRAQKREQDTNKKPVSTNPVQRRVQEIVRFTRQLQRVHPNVLAKALTRGIVHQDNNLVVINKPYGLPVHGGPGVQLCISDVLPILAKMLHGHKAEPLHLCHRLDKETTGVMVLAWDKDMAHQVQELFRTRQVVKKYWAITVRVPMPSAGVVDIPIVEKEAQGQQQHHKMTLSPSYRMDNGKMVKVRHSRNAQVAVTRYQVLSSTVSSALVELQPITGIKHQLRVHLSFGLDCPILGDHKYSDWNRLAPQKLSVGTLKKLGLEQSKARYIPLHLHAQQLILPALGSRKEDLTLVCKLPRFFVCSLRRLGLEMPNQDQNENNEAEHLGAQ; encoded by the exons ATGGCGGCTCCCAGATGGAAGGCGTCGGGCCTCTGGATCCGGGGAAACGGCCAGGGTTTGGGGAGTCTCTTCAGTCTCGTCTCAAAGCCATTTTGTTCCGCTGCCGCTGCCTCTACATCCGTAAATGCCCAGAGATTAGCGGAGAGGCTCCGAGCCCAGAAACGGGAACAAGACACAAACAAGAAGCCG GTGTCCACAAACCCTGTTCAGCGGAGAGTGCAAGAAATAGTGCGGTTCACACGGCAGCTGCAGCGAGTCCACCCCAACGTGCTTGCTAAGGCACTGACCCGAGGAATTGTCCACCAGGACAATAACCTTGTGGTCATCAATAAGCCCTACGGTCTCCCTGTGCATG GTGGCCCTGGGGTCCAGCTCTGCATCAGTGATGTACTACCTATCCTGGCAAAGATGCTTCATGGCCACAAGGCAGAGCCCTTGCATCTGTGCCACCGGCTGGACAAGGAAACCACAGGCGTAATGGTGTTGGCTTGGGACAAGGACATGGCACATCAAGTCCAAGAGTTGTTTAGAACCCGTCAGGTGGTGAAGAAGTACTG GGCCATCACTGTGCGTGTCCCCATGCCCTCAGCAGGAGTCGTGGACATCCCCATTGTGGAGAAGGAAGCGCAAGGCCAGCAGCAGCACCACAAG ATGACATTGTCCCCGAGCTACCGCATGGACAATGGGAAAATGGTGAAAGTGCGGCATAGCCGGAATGCACAAGTTGCTGTAACTCGGTACCAGGTGCTCAGCAGTACTGTCTCCTCCGCCCTTGTGGAGCTCCAGCCCATCACAG gaATAAAACATCAGCTTCGAGTTCACTTGTCTTTTGGATTGGATTGTCCAATACTTGGTGATCACAAGTACTCAGACTGGAACAGGTTGGCCCCCCAG AAGCTGTCCGTGGGCACCCTGAAGAAGCTGGGGCTGGAACAGTCTAAGGCCCGTTACATCCCCCTTCACCTGCATGCCCAGCAGCTGATCCTCCCTGCCCTGGGGTCCAGGAAGGAGGATCTCACCTTGGTCTGCAAACTTCCTCGCTTCTTTGTATGTTCCCTGCGCCGCCTGGGTTTAGAAATGCCAAATCAGGATCAAAATGAGAACAATGAAGCCGAACATCTGGGAGCACAGTGA